The following is a genomic window from bacterium.
GAATGCATCCAAGAGTTAAGAATGATGCATGGGTACTTATTTTTTGCCTATTCATGGAAACATGAACCTCACCTTACTTCATCAAGAAGGGCTCGTAAGCCCAAATACAAGCGCTGAAGGAAGAATCCTCTTTACTTATGAGACCGCTCCGTTTAGCGGAGGAAATAGCCGTAATCCCATAAAATACTATTGTGATTTATATTTCTGTGTTTTACCAATTTATAGAACAGTATCACAAGTTGCTGGTTTGCGTTCATGCGTTTGTGGCTCTTTTGGCCAGGGGTTATGTTAAGTCGGGGACAGCCGCCGTATCACGTCTCGGTTCCGCCGTTAGTGGGAGAATCGGGGCGAGAGTAGTAATCCAGTAAATAGGGTGAGTGATGTGTCTGAGTTGTCTTGATGAGGGAGCCTTGCAGTTATGAGATCAGAGATAATTTTAGGTGGAGAATCTGCGGTGTTCGATAATTATGATAGCAAAGATTCTTCTCAGACGCTTAGTTCGGTTCGAGATTATTACGGGAAAGTGCTCAAGACAAAGAACGATCTCAAAACGACAGCATGTTGCTCCAGTGATAGCTACTCCTCTGAGATAAAGGCAATTCTCGAATTGATTCATCCAGAGGTGATTGAAAAATCATATGGTTGTGGAATTCCAATTCCCTCTCTTTTAGAAGGGTGTACCGTTTTAGATATGGGCAGTGGTGCTGGGAGAGATGCGTTTATCCTTTCAAGGTTAGTGGGTCCGTCTGGGAAAGTTATCGGTGTGGATATGACTCCAGAGCAGATTGCCGTTGCGAAAGAGCATCAAGAGTACCACGCAGCAGCATTCGGTCTAGAGCACACCAATATAACTTTTGAACAGGGTCTCATGGAAGATCTTGCTGAAATTGGTATTGAGGACAATTCGATCGATGTGGTTATTTCTAATTGTGTTTTTAATCTGTCTCCAACGAAACTGAGACTCTTCTCTGAAATATTCAGAGTCCTTAAGCCAGGAGGAGAGTTGTATTTCTCGGACGTTTTTGTGGATAGGCGGCTGACAGAGGAGATGCAAACCGATCCAATTCTACTCGGGGAGTGTCTCGGTGGAGCCATATACTTCGAAGATTTTCGTAGGATGCTAAGAAATATAGGAATAGAGGATTTCAGGAAAGTCTCAAGTACCCCCATTGAGATTACAGACGAATCAATACAGCAGAAAGTTGGTCATGCGCGCTTTAGTTCAATTACCATTCGAGCTTTTAAGCTTTTACTTGAGGATCAGTGTGAAGATTATGGGCAGGCGGTGATCTACCGAGGGACCATCCCCGGACATCCGCACTCTTTTGAGCTAGATGACCACCACCTGTTTGAAACTGGTAGAACTATCTCTGTATGTAGTAACTCTGCAGCTATGCTGCAAGAGACTCGCTTTGCTAAACATTTCGATGTGGTCGGAGATGGTAAGCGCCACTATGGGTTGTTCCCGTGTGGGCCGCTGCCATCGAATGAATCAGATGCTGGCTCAGTGAGTTGTTGTTAATGGACGCCATCTGGCAGTGTCTCTCAATACAGGTCATGATGCTGAGCCGAGACGGAGGTAAAAACTTGAGCGGAGTAGGGGCTTTCATCAATTCACAATGCCGCCCTTATTCTAGTGCAGGGCGTTCCTCGCTCATTTTCTGTCGATTTCTTCAGAGCGTTAGCCTGTGTATTCTTTTACTTGAGTGGAGCCAGTAGTGCAGCGGAGATGGTGGCTGGGAGAGTTTGTTGGAACCTTCCTGCTTGTGTTTTTTGGATGTGGAAGTTTGGCGGCAGCCATCACGACTGGCGTTTTTAGTGGCATCGCACAGGTGGCTCTTGTTTGGGGAGTCGGGATAGCAATCGCCATACATGTAACAGGAGGTCTAAGTGGTGCACATCTCAATCCTGCAGTGACCATTGGTTTTTGGATATCAGGGCGTTTCCCCATGAGAGGGATTCTTCCCTATGCGATTATTCAGTTTCTAGGCAGCTTCTTTGCCTGTTGCGTCCTTTATTTAATATTTCAGGAAGCGATTGATGCTTTTGAGATAAGAGAGTCAATTGTAAGGGGACAGGTAGGGAGTGAGCGCTCCGCAATGATTTTTACTGAGTTTTTTCCAAATCCTTCTATTGAAGCTCTTCAAGAAAAAATTTCGATGAGCACTGCCATCGTTGCGGAGATATTTGGTACATTCGTATTGATGTTCGTAATTCTCTCCCTAACGGATGAAAAAAATCAGAGTAAGCCAAATGAAATGACAGCTCTTTTCATTGGGCTGACGGTTTCGCTCCTGATATGCCTCTTAGGTCCAATCACGATGGCGTGTTTGAATCCAGCGCGAGACTTGGCTCCACGTATCTTTACTTTCTTCATGGGATGGGGTGGACATTCGTTCTCCTTCAATGGCTACGGTTGGTTCGCGGTTTATGTTGTATCACCCATTTTAGGAGCAGGATTGGGGGCATGGATTTATCGATACGTTTTTGCAAGACAACTGGAACCTCCTAGCTCGGCAAATTCTTCTGCTTAGTGT
Proteins encoded in this region:
- a CDS encoding methyltransferase domain-containing protein, yielding MRSEIILGGESAVFDNYDSKDSSQTLSSVRDYYGKVLKTKNDLKTTACCSSDSYSSEIKAILELIHPEVIEKSYGCGIPIPSLLEGCTVLDMGSGAGRDAFILSRLVGPSGKVIGVDMTPEQIAVAKEHQEYHAAAFGLEHTNITFEQGLMEDLAEIGIEDNSIDVVISNCVFNLSPTKLRLFSEIFRVLKPGGELYFSDVFVDRRLTEEMQTDPILLGECLGGAIYFEDFRRMLRNIGIEDFRKVSSTPIEITDESIQQKVGHARFSSITIRAFKLLLEDQCEDYGQAVIYRGTIPGHPHSFELDDHHLFETGRTISVCSNSAAMLQETRFAKHFDVVGDGKRHYGLFPCGPLPSNESDAGSVSCC
- a CDS encoding aquaporin, with translation MEPVVQRRWWLGEFVGTFLLVFFGCGSLAAAITTGVFSGIAQVALVWGVGIAIAIHVTGGLSGAHLNPAVTIGFWISGRFPMRGILPYAIIQFLGSFFACCVLYLIFQEAIDAFEIRESIVRGQVGSERSAMIFTEFFPNPSIEALQEKISMSTAIVAEIFGTFVLMFVILSLTDEKNQSKPNEMTALFIGLTVSLLICLLGPITMACLNPARDLAPRIFTFFMGWGGHSFSFNGYGWFAVYVVSPILGAGLGAWIYRYVFARQLEPPSSANSSA